The Pseudodesulfovibrio sediminis genome includes the window TAAAGGCTCGGCGGCGTCCTGCCGTGGTGGCCTTCATGACGTCGAAGCCTTCGTAATCGTCCCGGCCAAAGAGCTTCCAGAGGAATTCAAGGACCGTGGATTTACCCGCGCCTGGTTCTCCTGTGAATTCAAAAAAAGGCCAGCTCTTATGCTTGGTACGGATTTGCTGTGCGAACAGGCTGCCAAGCCAGAAGGCCAGGAGTGCGAGGCCCTGCCAATGGAATGCGCTGTGAAAGTTTTCTAGCCAGGTCGTGTCGAATTCTCCATCTGTTTCGATTGAGACGCCGTTCAGAGTGGTCTTGATTCCGGTCTTTCCGACCTGGAAGTAACCATCATTGTTCAGTTTGATTTCTTGCCCGTTGAAGTAGGCCGCATTTTGAAAAACATAGGCACTTGAATCGCGGTCATATCCCACAAAAGGGATGGCCGTGACGGTTTTCATTTTTGAATTCAGCCAGCCATCGCGCAGGATTTTCAGTTGTTTGACTTCGCCGTCAAAGGTGCCGCCTCGGGATTTGTTTAATAGGGACTTGTGGAAGGCATCCGGGCTGGTGATGTTTGTACCCTCCAGGCCGATGATGTCCGAGGGGTTGCCGTTGGAGTAATTGATCTGGAAGACGTAGCGTTGCTCCTCCATGATCTCGTCACGCTCCATGTAGAGGAAGCGGGGATAGACGTTTGATATCTGGTCTACGTCGACATTCCGAATGAATATGTCCCAACCTTGTTTGGAACTCAGTTTGATGGGTTCGGGGTCCGATTCTCCATCCTGTTTTTTCTTGGGGTTCAAGTCCATTTCCAAAGCGCCGGAGTTGATTTCGATGCCGTATAACGCTGCTTTGAAATCAAGGATGAAGGTTCTGTATGGGTGGCGTTGGTAGAAGAAGTAGGCCTTCTCCTCCACGCTTTCGGCCATGAAGAGTTTGCCTTTGTAGAGGCCGTTCTCAATGAGGGTTTTGTTCAGTTTGTGTTCCCGGTGGTAGTCGTCCCAATCCTTCCCATTGTCGGGGAGGATGAGGACTTCTACTTTTTCTCCCATCTTGTTCAGCAGCTTGGCGTCTTTGATTGTGCCTTTGCGCCCGGCCTTGTCACCATCCAGGGCTAATACCCATGTGATCCCTTTCCCGGCATGCTCTTTGATAAAGGCTTCCGGGAAGTGGTTGCTTGAGATGGTTGCAGCGGCTTTGATGTCGTAGTGGTAAAGGGCGATGGAATGGAAGATTGCCTCAACAAGAAAACAGCGGTCGCCTTCTTCGAGGGAGACTGTGGGCGGGAGCCATGCGTCCCCCTTGAACAGAGAGCCATCTGGTTTGCGCTTTCCCCCGATATTGTTTTTTTGCCCATCGGCTTTTGTCTTGTCTATGAGCCTTTCCCAATATCGCGTTTTCTCCTTGTCCAGGTAGAACCGGACCGTGTGGCACATGGTGGTGGAGCGCGGGAATGTGTACGCGGCTTGCTCATACCACCCCCGGATCTTGGAAAGGTCGAATCCTCTATCCAGCCCCATGACGGCATCGGCTGTTTGGTTCGGCTTGTTTTCCGTCGGAGCATATTTTTTTGAGAAGTTGGTGAACAGCTCCGGCAGCAGCTCACGCGTGGAAGCTGTCCAGCCGCACTTCGTTTCTCTGTTGCAGCTCACCCTCCACGGTTCGTCTTTCTTGATCCAGAGTTCATGCTTACCACACGCAGGGCAGATTCCTTTACGAAGGTGAGTATTGCAGTCAACAAACTGGAGAGAGGAATCCTGCATTAACGACCGGACAATCTCATCGGCTCCAATATCCTGGCGGTAGTTAGTCATTGACGCGCATCTCCGGGGCCTGTGTCAGAGAAAAAACAGGGTCGCCCATGGGGGAGAAGTCCGGGATGTTGTCATGCATCTGGTGGAAGTCTCCCAGGGACATATATGAAGCGCGTCCTTTTGCTTCAGTGTCGGTGGATTTCAGCAAATCGACTAACTCCATGTTGAGTCTGTCGGCAATGAAGGAAAGACCGTTGGCATCGATGTGTATGCAGGTCCGTTTTCCTCGTCCTTGCCCTTGGCCCTCAATGGTCAATGGAAGGTTTTTCAGGAAGCTATGGAGTTCGCACAGCTTCCTGAAGCGGAGGGCTGCAGGGAGCATGTAGAAGATTTGCTTGACCAGAACGCGACGGTCGCCGTTGTCCAAGGCCGAGTACATTATTTCTGCCAGGGACTTTAGCCGCTCCTGTTTGCGGATTGCGATAAATTGTCTGCTCATGCTGAAGCCCCTTTTCCTTCTGCTGCGAGATCCCGCTCGAGGATTCGCAGATCGGCGATAAGCTCATAGCCTTCTGTCAGGATGTCCTTTGTCTCGTTTATGAGTGTTCTGACTTCTCCTTGGTCAAGAACTCCGTCCGCGACGGCTTCCTGCCCTTTGCGTCCGAGGTCGCCAACTTCTCCGAAAATGTTTGCAATACGAAAAGCGAGATTTTCACAGTTCACATCTCGGTCAACCTTTGGGATGCCGTAGGTCATGACCTTGGCTTGGAGCCATTGCAGGACCAAGCTGTTGCCGACCACATGGCAGAATCTGGGGAGATATATTATCGACGGGAAAAAGTTTTCTGTGCTGAAAACTCGCCGGACATATGATCCGCTCCATTCCATCTCTTTGGCGATGGTCTGAAGGTCCTTTGGTGATTGCTCTATAGCTAATTTGAAAGCATCGATGGCGTCCAAATCGGCCAGCCCTTGTGTATCCATTCTCTGGTCCATGTTGTTGTTCCTCCGTGTTGAACACATGGGTTGCGGGGATTTGTCCCCGTGCTAGGACTTAGTCTCGCCCTTGAATAATTGGGGTTGCAGATCCTCAATGGGGATCTGCAATTTTGCGTAGTAACGGACGACCGAAGCCTCCGGCACAGACGCTGCCTTGCAGTGCCTCATGACGGTGGATCGGTCGGTCCCGACCATGCGAGCTAGGTCCGCATAACTAAGTCCGTGCCTCTGTCGATATTGTTCAAGTGCGTTTTCCATGGGGCTTTTGTTGCATGCCTACAACAATAAGGTCAAGCTAAAAAATGAGCGTTGTCTCAGGGGGTGGGTTTATGTCAAAAAACATGGACAGTTATAAAATTACACGTAGGGCAATGGAATTGATCCTTGAAGAGGTCGATCGGAGAGTGTCCAATGGTGAGTCTCAGTCGGCTATAAGTCGTTTGGTTGGTTGTGACAGGGCGACCGTTCATCGTTGGTATACTGAACGCATTGTCCGCGAGAATACCTCATTTCGAGATATGGTTCGGTATCTGGATCGGTTGCGAATTCCTTTGGTGAAGGTGTTCGGGAGTGGTGATGATTTGCCTCCACCATCTCCTGACCGTGCCATGACGGTACTGGATAAGGCTATCGCTTCAACTCTTGTGGCTGCGGCAAAGGCCCTGGGTAAAGATTACGATGATGTGTCCAGGGAGCTTGAAAGCTTGGATCTTCCCGATGTTGAGTCATTGTTGAAAGGGCGAGAGCCTATGCGGGCAAGTGATTTTTCCAAAATGTGTAGAGCCGTGGGAGTCTCTCCGGAGGCTGTCCTAAAGCGGGCTTCAGGTATTACAGAAGAGTAGTTTTCTCTGATTATGTGACCTAGTTCTCACATCGTGTTGACTTGCGTGTTACACATGTGCAACACAAGAGCCTTCTTAATTAAGAGGGCTTTTTAATGGAACATTGGTTGAAAATGGGGGCGGCATGCGAGGCGTGCAACATACACCGTGACACCATGCGCAAATGGTGCCGGGATGGTGTTGTCACAGCCAGACAGATTCCCGCCGGGAAAAGAAAGGATTGGCGAATCCTTGAAAGCTCCCTCCCCATTCATTCCAACGAACTGGAAAGCAAAGCCCTCACCCTGTTGCAAAGGGCCGGGCTGTGATGGTGGACATCATGGGTGTGAGCAGGAAGCCGTTCAAGGTGGCCGGTAGAAACGGCTACTATTATAAGATTGACGGCAAGAGATTGACGTTAAGTACCCGTGATTTTGTTGAAGCCTCCCGGCTTTTGAAAATAATTAGGACCGCATATCTAGAAGGCAAGGTTCGCCGGATCACCGGGGAGTGTTCAAAAAATCTAGGTCAGTTTGCCGATGAGTTTGAGGTTTGGGCTTTGGATACACAGCCCAGCAAAACATTCAAAGCCAACCGGCTGGCCCTTCGGAAAATCATCGAGATTGAAGGACGTAACGTCCGCCTCGACAGGCTTACCCTGAAAACCATGGATGAGCTGAAGCGCAAAAATCGAAAGCTGAAGCCATCCAGCATTAACAATTACCTGCGCCACTCAAAGGCCGTTATGAATAAGGCCGTGGAGTGGGGATACCTCCAAGCCAATCCCTTCAAGGGTGCCAAGCTCCTACCCCAGAAAAAGCGGGTGGGCTTCATTGAGCCAAAACAGATTACGAATTTCATTAAGTCCATCGAAGATCTTGGGTTGCGCCGGTTCGTTGTCGCCTGCCTTTCTACTGGTCGCCGCCGGTCGGAGCTGGTGGAACTGTGCTGGGAAGACATCCTTTGGGAACGGAAAGCCTATTTCATTGCCAAGGAAAAGCGGAGCCTTTGTAAGACATACCCCATGAGCGCGTCTTTTTTGACTCTCTTGAAATCCATGAAAAAGGGTAGAGGGAAAATCTTCACCCGGTGGAGACACGCCGACACCTACACCCACAAGACCAAGGAAGCTCTGAAGGCTGGCGGCTTCGGACATCTTACTCTCCACGATCTGCGCCATTCCTTTTCTGTTGCCATGCTCGAAGGTGGTGGCGGAATGAAGGCCCTTCAGAAAGCTCTTGGCCATTCCGAGTTCCGAGTGACCGCCGATACCTATGCCGACGTCACCGATGATGGCCTACGGGCAGCGGTCAATCTCGTG containing:
- a CDS encoding phage regulatory CII family protein; this translates as MDTQGLADLDAIDAFKLAIEQSPKDLQTIAKEMEWSGSYVRRVFSTENFFPSIIYLPRFCHVVGNSLVLQWLQAKVMTYGIPKVDRDVNCENLAFRIANIFGEVGDLGRKGQEAVADGVLDQGEVRTLINETKDILTEGYELIADLRILERDLAAEGKGASA
- a CDS encoding toprim domain-containing protein — protein: MTNYRQDIGADEIVRSLMQDSSLQFVDCNTHLRKGICPACGKHELWIKKDEPWRVSCNRETKCGWTASTRELLPELFTNFSKKYAPTENKPNQTADAVMGLDRGFDLSKIRGWYEQAAYTFPRSTTMCHTVRFYLDKEKTRYWERLIDKTKADGQKNNIGGKRKPDGSLFKGDAWLPPTVSLEEGDRCFLVEAIFHSIALYHYDIKAAATISSNHFPEAFIKEHAGKGITWVLALDGDKAGRKGTIKDAKLLNKMGEKVEVLILPDNGKDWDDYHREHKLNKTLIENGLYKGKLFMAESVEEKAYFFYQRHPYRTFILDFKAALYGIEINSGALEMDLNPKKKQDGESDPEPIKLSSKQGWDIFIRNVDVDQISNVYPRFLYMERDEIMEEQRYVFQINYSNGNPSDIIGLEGTNITSPDAFHKSLLNKSRGGTFDGEVKQLKILRDGWLNSKMKTVTAIPFVGYDRDSSAYVFQNAAYFNGQEIKLNNDGYFQVGKTGIKTTLNGVSIETDGEFDTTWLENFHSAFHWQGLALLAFWLGSLFAQQIRTKHKSWPFFEFTGEPGAGKSTVLEFLWKLFGRDDYEGFDVMKATTAGRRRAFNQVSNLPVVIIESDRDDGSKDGKAKQFDFDLCKPFFNGRGTGTLGVARRNNDVEESLFQAALVISQNAEVDGSEALLQRVVHVHVDKRHHKPDSRDTARWFERQSSKTVGGFMRKALRHERQILQVYEKAFPKYERLFGQNEKIRNERIVKNHAQVAAFGDALSVLFPKAMTSERQEALASYILKRAEAREQRLAHDHPMLEQFWESYHYLNTQHPTKEDDFLNHSNKSDQLAINLEQIREMCQRHGQEMPDLRQLKKLLPHGKRHKFIESSRAINSRHLGKTVRCWIFQK
- a CDS encoding tyrosine-type recombinase/integrase, yielding MGVSRKPFKVAGRNGYYYKIDGKRLTLSTRDFVEASRLLKIIRTAYLEGKVRRITGECSKNLGQFADEFEVWALDTQPSKTFKANRLALRKIIEIEGRNVRLDRLTLKTMDELKRKNRKLKPSSINNYLRHSKAVMNKAVEWGYLQANPFKGAKLLPQKKRVGFIEPKQITNFIKSIEDLGLRRFVVACLSTGRRRSELVELCWEDILWERKAYFIAKEKRSLCKTYPMSASFLTLLKSMKKGRGKIFTRWRHADTYTHKTKEALKAGGFGHLTLHDLRHSFSVAMLEGGGGMKALQKALGHSEFRVTADTYADVTDDGLRAAVNLVKLGPLDLFSDKK
- a CDS encoding helix-turn-helix domain-containing protein, which produces MEHWLKMGAACEACNIHRDTMRKWCRDGVVTARQIPAGKRKDWRILESSLPIHSNELESKALTLLQRAGL
- a CDS encoding helix-turn-helix transcriptional regulator: MENALEQYRQRHGLSYADLARMVGTDRSTVMRHCKAASVPEASVVRYYAKLQIPIEDLQPQLFKGETKS